A genomic window from Candidatus Kouleothrix ribensis includes:
- a CDS encoding glycosyltransferase family 2 protein yields the protein MTDQPAVSVIMPVYNAAAHLAEALDSLLAQTFADFELIALDDGSTDATGALLAAYAAREPRLRVVHGPRNCGVVAQLNQAIDLARGRYIARMDGDDICLPGRLARQVALLDTRPQVAVCGSWVQIFGDAPTHIRRYPADDAAIRCELLFRNVLAHPATMLRGELLRRHNLRYDRDFAHAEDYELWMRLAAHGGLANIPEVLLRYRMHAGQVGQQQRAAQVATAARVRLGQLRALGLEPTLAEQATHELISTARFEPARAQLDAADGWLQRILAANQLAGRYAEPALLPVLAWHWYTVCRLSTTLGPWAWLRFWRSPLARAAPIGQLRLAKFLLKALARASR from the coding sequence ATGACCGATCAGCCGGCCGTGTCGGTGATAATGCCGGTGTACAATGCCGCAGCGCACCTGGCTGAGGCGCTCGATAGCCTGCTGGCGCAGACATTCGCCGACTTCGAGCTGATCGCGCTCGACGACGGCTCGACCGACGCCACCGGCGCGCTGCTGGCCGCGTATGCCGCGCGCGAGCCACGCCTGCGGGTGGTGCATGGCCCGCGCAACTGCGGGGTTGTCGCGCAGCTGAACCAGGCGATCGACCTGGCGCGCGGGCGCTACATCGCCCGTATGGACGGCGACGACATCTGCTTGCCCGGCCGGCTGGCGCGCCAGGTGGCGCTGCTCGATACACGGCCCCAGGTGGCGGTATGCGGCAGCTGGGTGCAGATATTTGGTGACGCGCCCACGCATATCAGGCGCTACCCAGCCGATGATGCCGCCATCCGCTGCGAATTGCTGTTCCGCAATGTGCTGGCGCACCCGGCCACAATGCTGCGCGGCGAGCTGCTGCGCCGGCACAACCTGCGCTACGACCGGGATTTCGCACACGCCGAAGACTACGAGCTGTGGATGCGGCTGGCCGCGCACGGCGGGCTGGCGAATATTCCCGAGGTGCTGCTGCGCTACCGCATGCACGCCGGCCAGGTTGGCCAGCAGCAGCGCGCCGCGCAAGTGGCCACGGCGGCGCGCGTGCGCCTCGGGCAGCTGCGCGCGCTGGGGCTTGAGCCTACGCTGGCCGAGCAGGCCACGCACGAGCTGATCAGCACCGCGCGATTCGAGCCGGCGCGCGCACAGCTCGACGCGGCCGACGGCTGGCTGCAGCGCATCCTGGCGGCGAATCAGCTGGCCGGCCGCTACGCCGAGCCGGCGCTGCTGCCGGTGCTCGCATGGCATTGGTATACCGTCTGCCGCCTGTCGACCACGCTCGGCCCGTGGGCCTGGCTGCGCTTCTGGCGCTCGCCCCTGGCCCGCGCCGCACCGATCGGGCAGCTACGGCTGGCGAAGTTTCTGCTGAAGGCGCTGGCGCGCGCATCGCGCTAA
- a CDS encoding glycosyltransferase: MAEPAPTIALVIPSLGGDVGALLASVYRQTLQPAEIAVVRGVRPNGLARNQGVARTTAPIVVFADDDATLGDAHVLANLVAPLLADPTIGVVGASKLLPPGAPWFQRWVAREVPRIEHPLVAQSLETNPDPPSFYCEITTTCCAMRRAVFEQAGGFDPTLVRGVDTEFFVRVRRLTIGSQAAPHAPHATSHYRCLLVANTWAYHPAPASLPALLRKHFLYGMGHAQEVRRDPSRARGRDLKTPLHTAAFILFRTAIVLPNVFLPYSFAAPSWRPGFKPLKALTSYAGALGYVWGWYHDTA, from the coding sequence ATGGCAGAACCGGCACCCACAATCGCGCTGGTCATCCCCTCGCTTGGCGGCGATGTCGGCGCGCTGCTGGCGAGCGTGTACCGCCAGACGCTCCAGCCGGCCGAGATCGCGGTGGTGCGCGGGGTGCGCCCGAACGGCCTGGCGCGCAACCAGGGCGTGGCCCGCACCACTGCGCCGATTGTGGTGTTTGCCGACGACGACGCGACGCTGGGCGATGCGCACGTGCTCGCCAACCTGGTCGCGCCGCTGCTGGCCGACCCAACGATCGGCGTGGTTGGCGCGTCGAAGCTGCTGCCACCCGGCGCGCCCTGGTTTCAGCGCTGGGTCGCGCGCGAGGTGCCGCGCATTGAGCACCCGCTGGTAGCCCAGTCGCTCGAGACCAACCCCGACCCGCCGTCGTTCTACTGCGAGATTACCACCACCTGCTGCGCCATGCGCCGCGCGGTATTCGAGCAGGCCGGCGGCTTCGACCCGACACTCGTGCGCGGGGTCGACACCGAGTTCTTCGTGCGCGTGCGCCGGCTGACGATTGGCAGCCAGGCAGCGCCGCATGCGCCCCACGCCACATCACACTATCGCTGCCTGCTGGTTGCGAACACCTGGGCCTACCACCCGGCCCCGGCCTCGCTGCCGGCGCTGCTGCGCAAACACTTTCTGTACGGCATGGGCCACGCCCAGGAGGTGCGCCGCGACCCAAGCCGGGCGCGCGGGCGCGATCTGAAGACGCCGCTGCACACCGCAGCGTTCATCCTGTTTCGCACGGCGATCGTGCTGCCGAATGTGTTCCTGCCCTACTCGTTCGCTGCACCATCGTGGCGGCCGGGCTTCAAGCCGCTCAAGGCGCTCACATCATACGCCGGCGCGCTCGGCTATGTGTGGGGCTGGTACCACGACACGGCCTAA
- a CDS encoding glycosyltransferase family 4 protein, translating to MRIVIDARYVNDHFPGIGRYVYNLLDALGQRAAEHSFVALYNPDLPNTRHAMATLARHPNLQVMYTHLRPFSLGEQLALPRMLRTLQAGLFHAPYYLRPYLPLPCRSVTTLYDAIPRLFPAEVSPRARLLFNLFTRRAVRASSQILAISASARADLIAAYRIPSARISVAPLAADPRFAPQTPAAIAAVRARHNLPARYLLCVGSNKPHKNLPALVEAFAQLLHTPDQQAELRDLQLVIAGHWDARYPAARQAAERAGLGQRVRFLPGVAEADLPGLYAGAELFVFPSRYEGFGLPPLEALACGAPVLCSHSSSLPEVVGGAALLAEPTAGALAAGMARVLGDSRLRGRLSAAGPARAAQFSWRATAEATVVAYERAATHAA from the coding sequence GTGCGAATCGTAATCGATGCTCGCTATGTGAACGACCACTTTCCCGGCATTGGTCGTTATGTCTATAACCTGCTAGACGCGCTTGGCCAGCGTGCGGCGGAGCACTCGTTCGTAGCGCTGTATAACCCCGATCTGCCGAACACGCGCCACGCCATGGCCACGCTGGCACGCCACCCGAATCTGCAGGTTATGTATACACACCTGCGGCCGTTCAGCCTGGGCGAACAGCTGGCCCTACCACGCATGCTGCGCACGCTCCAGGCCGGCCTGTTCCACGCGCCATACTACCTGCGGCCCTACCTGCCGCTGCCCTGCCGCTCGGTCACAACCCTCTACGACGCGATCCCGCGCCTGTTTCCTGCCGAAGTGTCGCCGCGCGCGCGCCTGCTGTTCAACCTATTCACGCGCCGCGCCGTACGTGCCTCCAGCCAGATCCTGGCGATCTCGGCCAGCGCGCGCGCCGACCTGATCGCGGCCTACCGCATCCCCAGCGCGCGCATCAGCGTGGCGCCCCTGGCGGCCGACCCGCGCTTCGCGCCGCAGACGCCGGCGGCAATCGCGGCGGTGCGCGCCAGGCACAACCTGCCCGCACGCTACCTGCTATGCGTCGGCTCGAACAAGCCGCATAAGAACCTGCCCGCCCTGGTTGAAGCGTTCGCGCAGCTGCTGCACACACCCGATCAGCAGGCCGAACTCCGCGATCTGCAGCTGGTGATCGCCGGGCACTGGGATGCGCGCTACCCCGCAGCGCGCCAGGCCGCCGAGCGGGCCGGGCTGGGCCAGAGGGTGCGCTTCCTGCCGGGCGTAGCCGAGGCCGATCTGCCGGGGTTGTATGCCGGCGCCGAGCTATTCGTGTTTCCATCGCGCTACGAGGGCTTTGGGCTGCCACCGCTCGAGGCCCTGGCATGCGGCGCGCCGGTGCTGTGCAGCCACAGCTCGAGCCTGCCCGAGGTTGTGGGCGGCGCGGCGCTGCTGGCCGAGCCAACTGCCGGCGCGCTTGCGGCCGGGATGGCGCGCGTGCTCGGCGACAGCCGGCTGCGCGGGCGGCTCAGCGCGGCCGGGCCGGCGCGCGCCGCGCAGTTCTCGTGGCGGGCTACCGCCGAGGCCACCGTCGTGGCATACGAGCGCGCCGCCACGCATGCGGCCTGA
- a CDS encoding class I SAM-dependent methyltransferase, producing the protein MTLPAVDRSRVLLRMLRYHVSSPYIIFWRAIEVAIMAELAARQGLDLPSHVDLDVGCGNGVLGHALIRDIGVGFDLTAAGVAWARDHKPAYRALLRASATSMPLRSRSQALVFSNSVIEHIPDDLAAFDELARVVAPGGYLLFSTVSEQFPELMLGHAPSPAERTALDQSYAHYHYYSVAGLRAILAQRGLDLLDAAYYIDAAQARWCYRLRVWEQRQRRAGLWRRANQLRRAPLGLALVPWMLKLHAPPEAGVGLAVIARRPA; encoded by the coding sequence ATGACACTACCTGCAGTTGATCGGTCGCGCGTGCTGCTGCGCATGCTGCGCTACCATGTCTCTTCGCCCTACATTATTTTCTGGCGCGCGATCGAGGTAGCGATAATGGCCGAGCTCGCCGCGCGCCAGGGCCTTGATCTGCCATCGCATGTCGATCTCGATGTTGGCTGCGGCAATGGTGTGCTGGGCCACGCGCTGATCCGCGACATTGGCGTTGGCTTCGATCTGACCGCAGCGGGCGTGGCCTGGGCGCGCGATCACAAGCCGGCCTACCGGGCGCTGCTGCGCGCGTCGGCCACTAGCATGCCGCTGCGCAGCCGCTCGCAGGCGCTGGTGTTCTCGAACAGCGTGATCGAGCACATCCCCGACGACCTGGCGGCGTTCGACGAGCTGGCGCGCGTGGTCGCGCCGGGCGGCTACCTGCTGTTCTCGACGGTCAGCGAGCAGTTTCCCGAATTGATGCTCGGGCACGCGCCCAGCCCGGCCGAGCGCACCGCGCTCGATCAGAGCTATGCCCACTACCACTACTACAGCGTGGCGGGCCTACGCGCGATCCTGGCCCAGCGCGGGCTCGATCTGCTCGACGCTGCCTACTATATCGACGCGGCCCAGGCGCGCTGGTGCTACCGGCTGCGCGTGTGGGAGCAGCGCCAGCGCCGCGCCGGCCTGTGGCGCCGGGCCAACCAGCTGCGCCGCGCGCCGCTGGGCCTGGCGCTGGTGCCCTGGATGCTCAAGCTGCACGCGCCGCCCGAGGCCGGGGTTGGGCTTGCGGTGATCGCGCGGCGGCCGGCCTGA
- a CDS encoding glycosyltransferase family 4 protein: MNISFCAYDSPNQIGGPNTVLRRLLPALRGPGCDPRALLLHTGGPLPGATALALGRQGVPTTRLAQPRSTEALLRVLLRDLDDHAATIFAPDYVAPAYYATRWLRPAGVLTIGTIHGDDGFYDALIDAFVAGPPAYRLDGLVCVSHFVEQQVRAKLAGRATDTQIGCVTSGTPLPRESAQPPSSDLRLIYVGRLAETHKRSLDVARAICRAVRALPGTSGAIYGDGPSRRMVQSLLATEGAGLPVRLAGSVDNEQIQAELLRSHALVLLSDSEGLPMAVMEAMACGVVPICLSSPTGALELVQHEVTGLLVDDREQAFVAAVRRLHEEPGLWLRLSRAARARVAAQYTPEHSANQWRAFAAELRERAGPRRPIEIPAHFDLPPVRPGLAHLDARALPPHQAMLRRVRQALGALRRRMRGG, from the coding sequence ATGAACATATCATTCTGCGCCTACGATAGCCCCAACCAGATTGGCGGGCCGAACACGGTGCTGCGGCGGCTGCTGCCGGCGCTACGCGGGCCAGGCTGTGATCCACGCGCGCTGCTGCTGCACACCGGCGGGCCGCTGCCCGGCGCCACCGCGCTGGCGCTTGGCCGGCAGGGCGTGCCTACAACCCGGCTGGCACAGCCGCGCTCGACCGAGGCGCTGCTGCGGGTGCTGCTGCGCGACCTCGACGACCACGCCGCGACGATCTTCGCGCCCGATTATGTCGCGCCGGCCTACTACGCTACGCGCTGGCTGCGCCCGGCCGGCGTGCTGACGATCGGCACGATCCACGGCGACGACGGCTTCTACGATGCGCTGATCGACGCGTTCGTGGCCGGGCCGCCAGCGTATCGGCTCGACGGGCTGGTGTGCGTGTCGCACTTCGTCGAGCAGCAGGTGCGCGCCAAGCTGGCCGGCCGCGCCACCGACACGCAGATCGGCTGCGTCACTTCGGGCACGCCGCTGCCGCGCGAGTCGGCACAGCCGCCCAGCAGCGATCTCCGCCTGATCTACGTGGGTCGCCTGGCCGAAACGCACAAGCGCTCGCTCGACGTGGCCCGCGCGATCTGCCGGGCGGTGCGCGCGCTGCCCGGCACGAGCGGCGCGATCTACGGCGATGGCCCCTCGCGGCGCATGGTGCAGAGTCTCCTCGCGACCGAAGGCGCCGGCCTGCCGGTGCGCCTGGCCGGCAGCGTCGATAACGAGCAGATCCAGGCCGAGCTGTTGCGCAGCCACGCGCTGGTGCTGCTGTCGGACTCCGAGGGGCTGCCGATGGCCGTGATGGAGGCGATGGCCTGTGGCGTGGTGCCAATCTGCCTGAGCAGCCCAACCGGCGCGCTCGAATTGGTGCAGCACGAAGTCACCGGGCTGCTGGTCGACGACCGCGAGCAGGCGTTCGTGGCGGCGGTGCGCCGGCTGCACGAGGAGCCTGGGCTGTGGCTGCGGCTCTCGCGCGCGGCCCGTGCGCGGGTGGCGGCCCAGTACACGCCCGAGCACAGCGCCAACCAGTGGCGCGCCTTCGCCGCCGAGCTGCGCGAGCGCGCCGGGCCGCGCCGGCCGATTGAGATCCCGGCGCACTTCGACCTGCCGCCGGTGCGCCCCGGCCTGGCCCACCTCGACGCACGCGCGCTGCCGCCCCACCAGGCCATGCTGCGCCGCGTGCGCCAGGCGCTTGGCGCGCTGCGCCGGCGCATGCGTGGCGGTTAA
- a CDS encoding glycosyltransferase, with protein MHSPLRPLTILSPLAPYPPLSGGTAHMLRVAQQLAQRYQVSFVALAPAPERVEWGPLAAQCASVRAFRRTQRSKWGFNPPAARQEHSAELLAYLRRAWAAQPPAIVQLEYTSMAQYARPARAAGALVACTAIELAFRTQVRRARQERDARLKARRWLGALSLWRYELATLPQCDLVITLSEPDALALRRWLPRLTVEYIPSGIDLAEWPVCRTPRAGAQVLFVGNYLHPPNVEGALWLAREVWPLVRLAHPGARLTLAGRDPPATIQALAAPDIHIPGAVADMRPLYAQATLVAAPIFWGSGVRIKLIEALACGLPVVTTALAAEGIDLRHAQSVLFAEQPAGFADAIVRLLADPVLRERLGAAGRTLIEHDYDAALVGARLEALYERRLALRGA; from the coding sequence ATGCACAGCCCGCTGCGCCCGCTCACCATCCTATCGCCGCTCGCGCCATACCCGCCACTCTCAGGCGGCACGGCGCATATGCTGCGCGTCGCCCAGCAGCTGGCGCAGCGCTACCAGGTGTCGTTCGTCGCGCTCGCACCCGCGCCCGAGCGGGTCGAATGGGGGCCGCTGGCCGCGCAGTGCGCCTCCGTACGCGCGTTCCGCCGCACACAGCGCTCGAAGTGGGGCTTCAACCCGCCGGCCGCCCGGCAGGAACATTCGGCCGAGCTGCTGGCCTACCTGCGGCGCGCGTGGGCAGCCCAGCCACCCGCGATTGTGCAGCTCGAGTACACCAGCATGGCTCAGTATGCTCGGCCGGCGCGCGCGGCCGGCGCGCTGGTTGCCTGTACCGCCATCGAGCTGGCCTTTCGGACGCAGGTGCGCCGCGCGCGCCAGGAGCGCGATGCCCGCCTCAAGGCCCGCCGCTGGCTTGGCGCGCTGAGCCTGTGGCGCTACGAGCTGGCGACCCTGCCACAGTGCGATCTGGTGATTACGCTGAGCGAGCCCGACGCGCTTGCGCTACGGCGCTGGCTGCCGCGCCTCACCGTCGAATATATTCCGTCGGGGATCGACCTGGCCGAGTGGCCGGTGTGCCGCACCCCGCGCGCCGGCGCCCAGGTGCTGTTCGTGGGCAATTACCTCCACCCGCCGAACGTTGAAGGTGCGCTGTGGCTGGCGCGCGAGGTGTGGCCGCTGGTGCGCCTGGCCCACCCCGGTGCCCGGCTGACACTGGCGGGGCGCGACCCGCCGGCGACGATTCAGGCCCTGGCTGCGCCCGACATCCACATCCCCGGCGCGGTGGCCGACATGCGGCCGCTGTACGCGCAGGCCACGCTGGTGGCGGCACCGATCTTCTGGGGCAGCGGCGTGCGGATCAAGCTGATCGAGGCGCTCGCATGTGGGCTGCCGGTCGTCACGACCGCGCTGGCGGCCGAGGGCATCGACCTGCGGCATGCCCAGAGTGTGCTGTTTGCCGAGCAACCGGCCGGTTTCGCCGACGCGATCGTGCGGCTGCTGGCCGACCCGGTGCTGCGCGAGCGGTTGGGTGCGGCCGGTCGTACCCTGATCGAGCACGACTACGACGCAGCGCTGGTTGGCGCGCGGCTCGAGGCGCTCTACGAGCGCCGGCTCGCACTTCGCGGTGCCTGA